A portion of the Naumovozyma castellii chromosome 2, complete genome genome contains these proteins:
- the RRP43 gene encoding exosome non-catalytic core subunit RRP43 (ancestral locus Anc_1.139): MTDVQETIEVHPITFPPEVLARISPELSLQRHLALGFRPSLRAFDEFRDVQINEDSLSHFNGTDEMKLDTSNNILGSNVLKSGKTFVITSITGGIVEDTSSSINEDDIGEEELREMVNSNDKLSEFATVYPVVEVERGRAGACTDEEMTISQKLHDCLLHSRLISKRALKVKAGVRLTDNEGKTEILYPDEIVANEKESEEESAYAQIAPKKKWSYVLYAKIVVFSRTGPVFDLCWNSLIYALQSTRLPRAFIDERATDLRMTVRTKGRSTTIRETYDLMCDPEKSLDLNINKSNIAYASNFGIIDLDPEAALEQSENEDDEDEDTNMDVDEVKSVFLADLDTEAEETSIRSTISIINDKNGKFKHISLVGGGSKITPDMIKKALILSKERSTDLASKIK, encoded by the coding sequence ATGACTGACGTTCAAGAAACCATAGAAGTGCACCCTATCACTTTTCCTCCAGAAGTGCTAGCACGTATCTCGCCTGAATTATCATTACAGAGACATCTAGCGTTGGGATTCCGCCCGTCGTTGAGAGCATTTGATGAGTTTAGAGATGTGCAGATAAATGAGGATTCCCTATCACATTTTAATGGAACTGATGAAATGAAGTTGGACACCTCTAATAATATCTTGGGTTCTAATGTTCTGAAAAGTGGAAAGACATTTGTTATAACATCGATTACTGGTGGTATTGTGGAAGACACGAGTTCTTCCATCAATGAAGACGACATTGGCGAGGAGGAATTGAGAGAAATGGTGAACtctaatgataaattatcaGAGTTTGCAACTGTATATCCTGTGGTAGAAGTGGAAAGGGGTAGAGCTGGTGCTTGCACTGACGAGGAAATGACAATTTCCCAAAAATTGCATGATTGTTTATTGCACTCGAGACTTATCTCTAAGAGAGCCTTGAAGGTTAAAGCTGGTGTTCGTCTAACTGATAATGAGGGTAAAACAGAAATTTTATACCCAGATGAGATTGTTGcaaatgaaaaagaatcagaagaagaatcagCGTATGCTCAAATTgcaccaaagaagaaatggtCTTATGTTCTATATGCGAAAATTGTCGTGTTTAGTCGTACTGGTCCTGTCTTTGACCTTTGCTGGAACTCCTTAATTTATGCCCTTCAAAGTACTAGACTTCCAAGGGCGTTTATAGACGAGCGTGCTACAGATTTGAGAATGACGGTGAGGACGAAAGGAAGAAGTACAACTATTAGAGAGACTTATGATCTAATGTGTGATCCTGAAAAATCGTTGGACTTGAATATTAACAAATCCAATATAGCATATGCATCTAATTTTGGTATTATTGATCTTGATCCAGAAGCTGCGTTAGAACAatctgaaaatgaagatgatgaagatgaggacACAAATATGGATGTGGATGAAGTTAAGTCCGTCTTTCTGGCGGATTTGGACACAGAAGCCGAGGAGACAAGTATTCGATCAACAATATCGATAATCAATGATAAAAATGGTAAATTCAA
- the RBK1 gene encoding putative ribokinase (ancestral locus Anc_1.138), whose protein sequence is MGITVVGSLNYDLVTYTDRIPGPGETFRANRFETHAGGKGLNQTIATARMRDDDYNYPVRMVGNVGDDSFGEQLIKILRDNDVDVSQVGSLPGVETGVATIIVEEKEGQNRIIITAGANGKTTFTNEQLNRIFPEISGQEKEVVVFQQEIPNPASVVHWLHENRSSHEIVFNPSPFQPLDEKDWELIDVLVVNEIEALQIVKTIYDEEQIKYYEERIAGDFVKGYEMICQEFQKNLVNQRKSAIVIITLGSKGALFCSKNHLKVGYVPAAKVKSVVDTTGAGDTFLGSIVTQLYQNQPLESAMTFSTKASSLAIQKRGAAESIPRFNDVLFSLQVKEKH, encoded by the coding sequence ATGGGTATTACCGTGGTAGGTTCATTAAATTACGATCTGGTCACTTATACAGATAGAATTCCAGGTCCCGGAGAAACGTTTAGAGCAAATAGGTTCGAGACTCATGCCGGAGGGAAAGGACTAAACCAGACTATTGCTACTGCTAGAATGAGGGATGATGATTACAACTATCCTGTAAGGATGGTTGGGAATGTCGGTGACGATTCTTTTGGAgaacaattaattaaaatcTTAAGGGATAATGATGTTGACGTTTCGCAAGTCGGCTCATTACCTGGGGTTGAAACCGGTGTAGCAACAATTATTGTAGAGGAAAAAGAGGGTCAGAATAGGATCATCATTACGGCAGGTGCTAATGGTAAAACAACTTTTACAAATGAGCAATTGAATAGAATTTTTCCTGAAATTTCTGGTCAAGAGAAGGaagttgttgtttttcaaCAAGAAATCCCAAATCCAGCATCAGTAGTTCATTGGCTGCATGAAAATCGATCAAGTCATGAAATTGTGTTTAACCCATCACCATTTCAACCATTAGACGAAAAGGATTGGGAGCTTATCGATGTTTTAGTagttaatgaaattgaagcaCTTCAAATTGTGAAAACTatatatgatgaagaacaGATCAAATATTATGAAGAACGTATCGCTGGCGATTTCGTTAAAGGTTATGAAATGATTTGTCAAGAGTTCCAAAAAAACCTTGTTAATCAACGTAAATCTGCAATTGTCATTATTACATTGGGTTCCAAAGGTGCCCTCTTTTGTTCAAAGAACCATCTAAAGGTTGGATATGTTCCAGCAGCAAAAGTAAAAAGTGTAGTTGATACTACCGGTGCTGGTGATACGTTTTTAGGATCAATCGTCACTCAACTCTATCAAAATCAACCACTGGAATCTGCGATGACGTTTTCAACAAAAGCAAGTTCTTTAGCCATACAAAAGAGAGGTGCTGCTGAAAGTATTCCAAGATTCAATgatgttttattttcattgcAAGTCAAGGAGAAGCATTGA
- the PHO87 gene encoding SPX domain-containing inorganic phosphate transporter (ancestral locus Anc_1.136), whose amino-acid sequence MRFSHFLKYNAVPEWQSHYMNYNELKNLIYTLQTDELKDTIPATPEQFEAKKDDVNETTLSKIGDPGSSSKTKEKVNFATKLKQTFFKKKKHDNSNNDVEAGEGNDNAVYEMGDYSKTSSKPVDRLKKPKGKFFESGSASISSDDRTLFSSYDAFVANLEDEKVKVDDFYKRMEAKFYERLDNLIKDLEQEGVTHLNERFFPSEQLESHGDLPSDVNNVSNIESIENRLSTRSSELRSRYDLSEEDLDEDDEVDIFDETADNTALLNYSQFNIKSQKKSLLKQSIVNLFIDLSQLKSFIELNKMGFSKITKKGDKVLHLHTRTELIESNSFYEDTYIFKQETLDILNSKISQLIKFYAIIKGQPSNIEGCKQELKSFLHDHIVWERSNTWKDMLGLLSQNKDIQTDVDDAEKQKEKEKLNIEYYSWNLPKPINLKYFTVTQLSVPKLFFTWKSFKISFIITVTGVLLGIKTFNDPVEGRCMALVECVAFLWASEAIPLHVTALLVPLLTVLFKVLKNDDGSVMGAASASSKILAAMWSSTIMILLAGFTLGAVLSEYDIAKVLASWLLAMAGTKPRYVLLMAMGVVFFLSMWISNVASPVLTYSLLSPLLDPLSESSPFAKALVMGVALSADIGGMASPISSPQNIISMQYLKPYGIGWGQFFAVALPSGVLAMLFSWGLMCLTFKGFNKTKLEKFIPIRTRFTIKQYYIIFVTIGTIILWCVEGQIEGAFGSSGQIAVLPMVLFFGTGLLTTTHLNTFPWSIVILAMGGIALGEAVSSSGLLVTIATALQKKIENDGVFAILCIFGILMLVVGTFVSHTVSAIIIIPLVQQVGDSLDNPKAAPTLVFGCALLASCGMGLASSGFPNVTAISMVDKKGDRYLTVNTFISRGIPASILAFLCVITLGYGIMISVLKGVPPGTVVDTGS is encoded by the coding sequence ATGAGATTCTCTCATTTTTTAAAGTACAATGCGGTCCCTGAATGGCAGAGTCATTACATGAATTACAATGAGCTGAAAAATCTAATTTACACTTTGCAAactgatgaattgaaagatacGATACCAGCCACACCTGAGCAATTTGAAGCAAAAAAAGATGATGTCAATGAAACGACATTATCTAAGATCGGAGACCCtggatcttcttcaaagacTAAGGAGAAAGTGAACTTCGCCActaaattgaaacaaacattcttcaagaagaagaagcatGATAACTCAAACAACGATGTAGAGGCAGGTGAAGGGAATGACAATGCAGTTTATGAAATGGGGGACTATTCCAAGACGTCATCAAAACCAGTTGATAGACTAAAAAAGCCAAAAGGTAAGTTTTTTGAATCAGGTTCAGCTTCAATATCAAGTGATGACAGGACGTTATTTAGCTCATATGATGCGTTTGTCGCCaatttagaagatgaaaaggTCAAAGTAGACGACTTTTATAAGAGAATGGAGGCAAAATTCTATGAAAGATTGGacaatttaattaaagatttagaaCAGGAAGGTGTCACGCATTTAAATGAAAGGTTTTTTCCATCAGAACAGCTGGAAAGCCATGGTGATCTACCAAGTGATGTGAATAATGTATCAAATATCGAATCCATTGAAAACCGTCTTTCAACAAGAAGCAGCGAATTGCGTAGCCGTTATGACTTGTCGGAGGAAGACttggatgaagatgatgaagttgataTATTCGATGAAACGGCAGACAATACTGCGTTATTAAACTATTCCCAATTTAACATTAAGTCTCAAAAAAAATCGTTATTGAAACAATCTATTGTCAATTTGTTCATTGACTTATCTCAATTGAAATCTTTcattgaattaaataaaatgggattttcaaagataacAAAGAAAGGGGATAAAGTTCTTCATCTACATACAAGAACTGAACTAATTGAATCTAACTCATTCTATGAAGACACATACATTTTCAAGCAAGAAACATTGGATATACTGAACTCCAAAATTTctcaattgattaaattCTATGCGATAATAAAAGGCCAAccatcaaatattgaaggCTGTAaacaagaattaaaatcatttttaCATGATCATATAGTGTGGGAGAGGAGCAACACTTGGAAGGATATGCTAGGGCTGCTATCACAAAATAAAGACATTCAAACCGATGTAGATGATGCTGAAAAGCAaaaggagaaggaaaaattaaatattgaatattatagCTGGAATTTACCAAAACCcataaatttgaaatatttcacaGTCACACAACTTTCGGTTCCCAAGTTGTTTTTCACTTGGAAAAGTTTCAAGATTAGCTTTATTATAACAGTTACAGGTGTACTACTTGGTATTAAAACGTTTAATGATCCGGTTGAAGGTAGATGTATGGCCCTAGTCGAATGTGTGGCATTCTTATGGGCAAGTGAGGCTATACCGTTGCATGTTACAGCTCTTTTGGTGCCGCTACTTACTGTACTTTTCAAAGTTCtaaaaaatgatgatggttCTGTTATGGGTGCAGCCTCGGCCTCCTCTAAGATTTTGGCTGCTATGTGGTCATCAACTATTATGATTTTACTAGCAGGTTTCACATTAGGTGCTGTGCTATCTGAGTATGATATTGCAAAAGTGTTAGCCTCTTGGTTACTAGCAATGGCTGGGACCAAACCAAGATATGTCTTATTGATGGCAATGGGAgttgttttctttttatcGATGTGGATTTCAAATGTGGCCTCTCCAGTTCTTACATATTCTTTGTTATCTCCTTTATTGGATCCATTAAGTGAGTCTTCGCCATTTGCAAAGGCTTTAGTTATGGGAGTAGCATTATCTGCAGATATTGGTGGTATGGCTTCTCCGATCTCTTCACcccaaaatattatatcaATGCAATATTTGAAACCTTATGGAATAGGTTGGGGTCAATTTTTTGCAGTTGCCTTACCATCTGGTGTATTGGCTATGTTGTTTTCATGGGGATTGATGTGCTTAACCTTTAAAGGTTTCAATAAAACAAAACTAGAAAAATTTATACCAATAAGGACGCGATTCACTATAAAACAATATTACATTATATTTGTGACCATTGGTACAATTATCTTATGGTGTGTTGAAGGTCAAATTGAAGGTGCATTTGGGTCATCAGGTCAAATTGCAGTTTTGCCAAtggttttattttttggtACAGGTTTATTAACTACCACACATTTAAACACTTTTCCTTGGTCTATTGTCATTTTAGCCATGGGTGGTATTGCATTGGGTGAAGCTGTTTCGTCCTCAGGACTGTTGGTTACTATAGCCACAGCCctacaaaagaaaattgaaaatgatggTGTCTTCGCCATTCTTTGTATCTTCGGTATATTAATGCTAGTTGTTGGTACGTTTGTCTCTCATACAGTCTCtgccattattattatcccATTGGTGCAGCAAGTGGGTGATTCACTAGACAATCCAAAGGCTGCACCAACCTTGGTTTTTGGATGTGCATTACTGGCATCATGTGGTATGGGGCTGGCCAGTTCCGGTTTCCCTAACGTTACAGCAATTTCAATGGTAGATAAAAAGGGTGATAGATACTTAACTGTGAACACGTTTATCAGTAGAGGTATACCTGCATCAATTTTGGCATTTTTGTGTGTGATTACATTAGGGTATGGTATAATGATTTCTGTATTGAAAGGTGTGCCACCCGGCACTGTTGTTGATACAGGAAGCTAG
- the BUD5 gene encoding Ras family guanine nucleotide exchange factor BUD5 (ancestral locus Anc_1.134) — MNIGKSQSAKGPINKEKENLLSPTRSLNLSPINHLIDDLASELKEYNTTYQSGMSDSFQNITTQDEKKPTTLDHPFTAFSKKRENITSSVYDDSPLITSFKNSNKQTATNSNQDNYVQPQYNKNVPTNTLASNSPMSSIYSPVQTRKTTRPTNAIRSSILTNKQQLENSELQNLTLNADDSIASDANNTLPNTGPSNTFDFDNTLTTITTNNSSPMKPTTAANNTTVDSSDYAYLFIMAVHSFDTSTLENENDKTICLDFDKYDVAFVHNVDESGWGEVTLIKNEKRGWIPFNYFEDTIKTVKGNKTIDIINSRIPMKLLLSASAQFLLNPQNFRLPGTNSYTFNVDYINRIRDGVKQLLEMTNCVSRSNELVKSKPRIKKARKRLLAEWYNLMIKADSYKQTTSSRRIEKLTAILYQVLKMSFNFFVTWSHDILEYEKEMATTKSIDPMKPSNTHFNKPNLDIKNLDTIPFAKSRLNEIHCLLFNYIAIILGRLDLIEHNPIGCEALELIVHQIIMLLRELLYISKSCSFFIQEKYQNGYENTLDSNLDPLLSLVSDLISTIKDLVTKTIHDDYKSDLGKEKVTSEIYQYTQDGSRLINIICQMTALISKTVQGVSNYLKLIGDFELDSDRKYPNFKLLKITPADFIKKCSIGLAKNIDYKKLQSSYQMESVRKKNSENKNISLSRYSTIRAGNSKNEFTYQGTQLLQNTLNENKSFDRYSIFEKYTVDNDEKSDILTTNDTDILHDELVRNSSNNIIGGSFRALVIKLTDEIDKADDFLIFSFLLNFRIFGTPETLIEILIERFDTEGKRSTTQTYNKSGPYSSSESRIKNRRRIICNIFNIWMETFWNYTTDFTLLPTMINFFNEGVCEFLPIEGKLLIEVAAKLMNKTSLKRNSNIIPKGCFDQLKVRSIQPSSTSSILSEKSIARSSIASSILTLDENLIEEYELIDPLKQKRDSFSLELPILNLGNYSLLSKEDVQNIERSLDFYKQITNKTKAETNSLRNINLQTKDIIDNWIRITIGTTLTPRFDKLQIKNLVSFNALEAAKQLTLLESTLYMEVQPFELINENFLQKKKLLNLSPNINATLNFTNQFTNYVLESILTPNLSIPKRCSRLKGWLRIALSTLYFRNYNSLASIMIALQSHSLSRLYFLWEDLTEKDIKLYDFLCQIIHPNNNYRVYREKLRILKSGNNQAPLSLSKSPLPIVPFFNLFLQDLTFINEGLPDYRNPDSFRPNKIINMDKFFKITNTLSTVQFFQVKYETENVVANNQRDSFFHLTDQMGVDTRNIKPLPLFQEFILYEFWYVNTFYTANPDRSYELSLQLLPRK, encoded by the coding sequence ATGAACATTGGAAAATCACAATCAGCAAAAGGTCCaataaacaaagaaaaagaaaatctACTTTCACCAACAAGGTCATTGAACTTATCGCCAATTaatcatttaattgatgatttagCAAGTGAATTGAAAGAGTACAACACCACTTACCAATCCGGTATGAGTGATTCATTCCAAAACATAACCACACAAGATGAGAAAAAACCAACAACTTTAGATCATCCATTTACAGCATTTAGTAAAAAACGAGAAAACATTACCAGCTCAGTCTACGACGATTCACCACTTATTACGTCTTTTAAAAACAGCAACAAACAAACAGCAACCAATTCAAACCAAGACAACTATGTTCAGCCACAATATAACAAAAACGTCCCAACAAACACTTTGGCTTCAAATTCTCCCATGTCATCAATATATTCACCAGTACAAACTAGAAAAACTACAAGACCAACAAATGCAATAAGATCATCAATTttaacaaacaaacaacaattggaaaattcagAATTGCAAAACTTAACTTTAAATGCTGACGATTCAATTGCCAGCGATGCAAATAACACTCTTCCAAACACAGGCCCAAGCAATACTTTTGATTTCGACAATACGTTAACAACAATAACCACTAATAACAGTTCTCCAATGAAACCCACTACTGCTGCTAATAATACGACCGTAGATTCTTCCGATTACGCCTACCTTTTCATAATGGCAGTGCATTCCTTCGATACATCAACTTTGGAAAACGAAAACGACAAAACCATTTGTTTAGATTTCGATAAATACGATGTTGCATTCGTACATAACGTAGATGAATCAGGTTGGGGAGAAGTAACCttaattaaaaatgaaaaaagaGGTTGGATACCGTTTAATTACTTTGAGGACACGATCAAAACTGTTAAAGGCAATAAGACCATCGACataataaattcaagaatacctatgaaattattactatCTGCTTCAGCACAATTTTTATTGAACCCACAAAATTTTAGATTACCTGGAACAAATTCATATACATTTAATGTGGATTACATTAATAGAATCAGAGATGGAGTAAAAcaattattggaaatgACCAATTGTGTATCTCGTTCGAACGAATTAGTAAAATCAAAGCCTAGAATAAAAAAAGCCAGAAAACGACTACTAGCAGAATGGTACAATCTGATGATAAAGGCGGACTCATATAAGCAAACAAcatcttcaagaagaatCGAAAAACTGACGGCAATATTATATCAAGTCCTAAAGATGAGTTTCAACTTCTTTGTAACATGGTCCCATGACATCTTGGAAtatgaaaaagaaatggcaacaacaaaatcaattgaCCCAATGAAACCAAGTAATACTCATTTCAACAAACCCAATCTAGACATAAAAAATTTGGACACAATTCCTTTCGCGAAATCACGTCTAAATGAAATACACTGTTTACTATTCAATTACATTGCGATCATACTTGGAAGATTAGATTTGATAGAACACAATCCTATAGGCTGTGAAGCACTAGAACTGATAGTCCACCAAATTATAATGTTACTCAGAGAATTACTATACATCAGCAAATCATGTTCTTTTTTCatacaagaaaaatacCAAAATGGCTATGAAAACACTTTGGATTCTAATTTAGACCCACTTCTATCTTTGGTTTCCGATCTTATCTCCACCATAAAAGACCTCGTAACGAAAACAATTCATGACGATTATAAGAGCGATCTGGGTAAAGAAAAAGTTACATCCGAAATATATCAATACACGCAAGATGGTTCACGTTTGATAAACATCATTTGTCAGATGACAgctttaatttcaaaaacgGTTCAAGGTGTATCAAATTATCTAAAGCTAATTggtgattttgaattagaTAGTGACAGGAAATatccaaatttcaaattattgaaaattacGCCAGCggatttcattaaaaaatgTTCCATCGGCCTCGCAAAAAATATAGATTACAAGAAATTGCAGAGTTCTTACCAAATGGAATCAGTtaggaaaaaaaattcagaaaataaaaatatttcattatcaagATATTCAACAATAAGGGCTGGAAATAGTAAAAATGAGTTCACTTATCAAGGCactcaacttcttcaaaatacactcaatgaaaataaatcttttgaCAGGTACTCAATTTTTGAGAAATACACAGTAGACAACGATGAAAAATCTGATATTTTGACAACAAATGACACTGATATTTTGCATGACGAACTTGTAAGAAATTCAAGCAACAATATAATTGGTGGCTCATTCAGAGCATTGGTAATTAAGTTAacagatgaaattgataaagcAGATGACtttttaatcttttcttttcttctaaattttagaatatttggaacaCCAGAAACATTAATAGAAATTCTAATTGAGCGATTTGATACGGAGGGTAAAAGATCAACTACCCAAACTTATAACAAGAGTGGTCCATACAGCTCGAGTGAATCAAGGATTAAAAATCGTAGAAGAATAATCtgtaatatattcaatatatgGATGGAAACGTTTTGGAACTATACAACCGATTTTACCTTACTTCCAACCAtgattaattttttcaatgaaggAGTTTGTGAATTTCTTCCTATCGAAGGAAAGTTATTGATTGAAGTTGCAGcaaaattaatgaataaaacatctttaaaaagaaattcaaacatAATACCAAAAGGGTGCTTCGATCAATTAAAAGTTAGAAGTATTCAACCTTCTAGCACGTCATCCATTTTATCTGAGAAGTCAATTGCAAGAAGTAGTATCGCTTCATCCATTTTGACACtagatgaaaatttaattgagGAATACGAGTTAATTGACCctttaaaacaaaaaagaGATTCCTTTTCATTAGAATTGccaatattgaatttagGAAActattcattattatcaaaggAAGACgtacaaaatattgaaagaagttTAGATTTCTACAAACAAATTACGAATAAAACAAAGGCTGaaacaaattctttaagaaatatcaaCTTACAAACAAAAGATATAATAGATAATTGGATTAGAATAACAATTGGAACAACTTTAACACCACGATTTGATAAACTACAGATAAAAAATTTGGTTTCATTTAATGCGTTGGAAGCAGCCAAACAACTAACTTTGTTGGAATCGACGCTCTATATGGAAGTACAaccatttgaattaattaatgaGAATTttttacaaaagaaaaagcttttgaatttatctcCAAATATTAATGCAACACTGAACTTCACAAATCAATTTACAAATTATGTTTTGGAAAGCATTTTAACaccaaatttatcaatcCCTAAAAGATGTTCCAGATTAAAGGGCTGGCTTAGAATTGCTCTTTCAACCTTGTACTTTAGAAATTATAATTCTTTGGCATCAATAATGATAGCATTGCAAAGTCATTCATTAAGTAGGCTATACTTCCTATGGGAGGATTTAACTGAAAAAGACATAAAATTATACGATTTCTTATGTCAGATCATCcatccaaataataactACAGAGTATATCGAGagaaattaagaatattaaaGAGTGGCAATAACCAAGCACCACTAAGTTTAAGCAAATCACCTCTACCAATCGTACCTTTTTTCAACCTATTCTTACAAGATTTAACTTTTATAAATGAAGGTTTACCAGATTATAGAAATCCAGATTCATTTAGACCtaacaaaattattaacatggacaaattcttcaagataACCAATACACTTTCCACAGTGCAATTCTTTCAGGTCAAATATGAAACAGAAAATGTTGTGGCTAACAATCAACGCGAttcatttttccatttaaCAGATCAGATGGGTGTTGATACAAGAAACATTAAACCATTACCACTGTTCCAAGAGTTTATCCTATATGAGTTCTGGTACGTTAACACATTCTACACCGCAAACCCTGACAGAAGCTACGAATTGAGTTTGCAATTATTACCCAGAAAATAG
- the RNH203 gene encoding Rnh203p (ancestral locus Anc_1.130) — MEDCTIELTDAPTTYTASFVPLKIRYNGPTTEFVNNFKDNKTPTKDDEINNYSTDTTNTTHTTFIRGRCLHGTPVNKYFESASAHVIGKSKQTDNDIENQTYTVQSTVNSIINYEREGNTQRLTEELAHLKEFVQLQNHIHS; from the coding sequence ATGGAAGACTGTACAATTGAACTCACTGATGCACCCACAACTTACACAGCTTCCTTTGTTCCATTAAAGATAAGATACAATGGTCCTACAACTGAATTTGTAAACAACTTCAAAGACAATAAAACCCCAACCAAAGACGATGAAATAAACAATTACAGCACAGATACAACTAATACAACACACACCACATTTATTAGGGGCCGGTGTTTACACGGTACTCCCGTAAACAAATATTTCGAATCTGCATCAGCACATGTAATAGGAAAAAGTAAACAAACAGATAACGACATTGAAAACCAAACATATACAGTGCAAAGCACTGTAAACAGTATTATAAACTATGAGCGGGAAGGTAATACTCAACGTTTAACGGAAGAACTTGCGCATTTAAAGGAATTTGTACAACTACAGAACCATATCCATTCTTAA
- the NCAS0B08560 gene encoding homeobox domain-containing protein (ancestral locus Anc_1.83): MSQRIEPGSGVDTLFNEISQDIFNSSLSLFKKSLLLKQLYNNYVKQPVKTKYIIDKDKKILLEQIFRKKHWLNKKERAFVAEKCGLSPRQVRVWFINKRTRSK; this comes from the exons ATGTCACAGAGGATAGAACCAGGATCAGGGGTAGACACATTGTTCAATGAAATCAGTCAA gatattttcaattcgtCACTTAGTTTGTTTAAGAAGAGTTTGCTTCTTAAACAACTGTATAATAATTACGTGAAGCAGCCCGTAAAGACAAAGTATATAATTGATAAAGACAAAAAGATATTGTTAGAGCAGATATTCCGAAAGAAACATTGGCTAAATAAAAAGGAGAGGGCGTTCGTGGCAGAGAAGTGTGGGCTGAGTCCTCGCCAGGTGAGGGTGTGG TTCATAAATAAAAGGACCAGATCCAAATAA